One Penaeus vannamei isolate JL-2024 chromosome 27, ASM4276789v1, whole genome shotgun sequence genomic window carries:
- the LOC138866776 gene encoding cuticle protein AMP4-like, which translates to MNFLVLAALAAVAAAAPQQQPPVAILLDERVPPENGAYSFQFQAENGIVQSETGAPGSQGQTNVQGVFSFPLEDGSIAEVRYQADENGFQAQSPLLPVAPEFPHPIPQFVLDQIAFAEEQDRLEAQLQFQ; encoded by the exons ATGAACTTC CTGGTTCTCGCCGCTCTAGCTGCCGTGGCAGCCGCCGCCCCCCAGCAGCAGCCGCCCGTCGCCATCCTCCTGGACGAGCGCGTCCCTCCCGAGAACGGCGCTTACTCCTTCCAGTTCCAGGCAGAGAACGGCATTGTGCAAAGCGAGACTGGGGCGCCAGGTTCTCAAGGCCAGACAAATGTACAAGGAGTTTTCAG CTTCCCCTTGGAAGACGGCAGCATCGCCGAAGTCCGGTACCaagctgacgagaacggcttccaggcCCAGTCCCCTCTGCTGCCCGTCGCCCCCGagttccctcaccccatcccgcagttcgtcctcgaccagatcgccttcgccgaGGAGCAAGATCGCCTAGAAGCTCAACTTCAGTTCCAGTGA
- the LOC138866845 gene encoding cuticle protein AM1159-like encodes MREGIWLSFTKAFHSKVVHYSSVTPQLLLTVVLAVAFAAPQQQQQQQPVAIILDDRSSPENGAYSFQFQAENGIRQSEAGTPGLEGQTNVQGVFSFPLDDGSVAEVRYQADENGFQAQSPLLPVAPEFPHPIPQFVLDQIAFAEEQDRLEAQGQLLQ; translated from the exons ATGAGAGAAG GCATATGGCTTTCTTTCACGAAGGCTTTCCACTCCAAAGTCGTGCACTACTCCAGTGTCACTCCACAGCTTCTCCTGACCGTCGTCCTGGCTGTGGCCTTTGCTGCcccccagcagcagcagcagcaacagcctgTCGCCATCATCCTGGACGACCGATCTTCGCCCGAGAACGGCGCCTACTCCTTCCAGTTCCAGGCAGAGAACGGCATCAGGCAGAGTGAGGCTGGGACGCCAGGCTTAGAGGGACAGACCAACGTCCAGGGAGTGTTCAG CTTTCCACTAGACGACGGAAGTGTAGCCGAAGTCCGGTACCaagctgacgagaacggcttccaggcCCAGTCCCCTCTGCTGCCCGTCGCCCCCGagttccctcaccccatcccgcagttcgtcctcgaccagatcgccttcgccgaGGAGCAAGATCGCCTCGAAGCTCAAGGTCAGCTTCTGCAATGA
- the LOC138866898 gene encoding cuticle protein AM1159-like, with product MKTIILAAALVLAAAAPQEPRPIEIILDERVAPEGGAYSFKIETENGIVQSEEGAPGLEGQTNVQGVFSYLLDDGSVVEVRYTADENGFQAESPLLPVAPEFPHEIPQFVLDQIAFAEEQRRLEALNPQPQQQLQ from the exons ATGAAGACT ATTATCTTAGCCGCCGCTCTggtcctcgccgccgccgccccgcagGAGCCTCGGCCCATCGAGATCATCCTCGACGAACGTGTAGCTCCCGAGGGTGGCGCTTACTCCTTCAAGATTGAGACTGAGAACGGCATCGTCCAGAGCGAGGAAGGCGCCCCAGGCCTGGAAGGCCAGACCAACGTTCAGGGTGTCTTCAG CTACCTCCTGGACGACGGTAGTGTTGTTGAAGTGAGGTACACGGCCGATGAGAACGGATTCCAGGCCGAGTCTCCCCTGCTGCCTGTCGCCCCCGAATTCCCACACGAGATCCCACAGTTCGTactcgaccagatcgccttcgccgaGGAGCAGCGCCGTCTGGAAGCCCTTAACCCACAGCCACAGCAACAACTTCAGTAA
- the LOC138866844 gene encoding uncharacterized protein yields MQDGEATASGLSAARAYIAEGKQAVEPEAAIIKGIHLLGGISLRQDQTGFSTGLGDGFRLIFVSKNTHIIFPHVVLTRYDTDLRDIKVQTSLVINTVGITTVNMKIIILAAALALAAAAPQEPRPIEIILDERVAPEGGAYSFKIETENGIVQSEEGTPGLEGQTNVQGAYSYTLDDGSVVEVRYQADENGFQAQSPLLPVAPEFPHPIPQFVLDQIAFAEEQRRLEAQNVQIVQ; encoded by the exons ATGCAAGATGGAGAAGCAACTGCCTCTGGGTTATCGGCTGCTAGGGCTTATATAGCCGAGGGGAAGCAAGCCGTTGAACCAGAGGCGGCGATCATTAAGGGGATACACTTGTTGGGAGGGATTTCGTTACGCCAGGACCAGACTGGCTTTTCCACTGGCTTGGGAGATGGTTTTAGActcatttttgt ATCCAAGAATACGC ATATCATTTTCCCGCATGTGGTTCTAACTCGTTATGACACTGATCTTCGTGATATAAAAGTGCAGACTTCTTTAGTCATAAACACAGTTGGCATTACAACAGTAAACATGAAAATT ATCATCTTAGCCGCCGCTctggccctcgccgccgccgccccgcagGAGCCTCGGCCCATCGAGATCATCCTCGACGAACGTGTTGCTCCCGAGGGCGGCGCTTACTCCTTCAAGATTGAGACTGAGAACGGCATCGTTCAGAGCGAGGAAGGCACCCCAGGCCTGGAAGGCCAGACCAACGTTCAGGGTGCTTACAG CTACACGTTGGACGACGGCAGCGTGGTCGAAGTCAGGTACCaagctgacgagaacggcttccaggcCCAGTCTCCTCTGCTGCCCGTCGCCCCCGagttccctcaccccatcccacagttcgtcctcgaccagattgCCTTCGCCGAGGAGCAACGTCGTCTCGAAGCTCAAAATGTACAGATTGTCCAGTAA
- the LOC138866899 gene encoding cuticle protein AM/CP1114-like, which yields MKIIILAAALVLAAAAPQEERPIQILEDDRVQPRDGAYSFTIKTENGIVQSEEGVPGLDGQTNVQGAFSYTLDDGSVVEVRYQADENGFQAQSPLLPVAPEFPHPIPQFVLDQIAFAEEQLRLEALNTQQQQQQDQQLQQQEQQ from the exons ATGAAGATT ATCATCTTGGCAGCCGCTTTGGTCCTCGCAGCCGCCGCCCCTCAGGAGGAACGGCCCATTCAGATCCTCGAGGATGACCGTGTCCAGCCTAGAGACGGCGCTTACTCCTTCACGATCAAAACCGAGAATGGCATCGTCCAGAGTGAAGAAGGGGTCCCAGGGCTTGATGGTCAGACCAATGTACAAGGCGCTTTCAG ctACACATTAGATGATGGTAGCGTAGTCGAAGTCCGGTACCaagctgacgagaacggcttccaggcCCAGTCCCCTCTGCTGCCCGTCGCCCCCGagttccctcaccccatcccgcagttcgtcctcgaccagatcgcctttGCCGAAGAGCAGCTTCGCCTTGAGGCTCTCAATacgcagcaacaacagcaacaagatcaacagctgcaacaacaagaacagcaataa
- the LOC138866775 gene encoding cuticle protein AMP4-like: MRVLFLAAALVLAAAAPQEPRPIAILLNERVAPEGGAYSFKIETENGIVQSEEGAPGLEGQTNVQGVFSFPMEDGSIAEVRYLADENGFQAQSPLLPVAPEFPHPIPQFVLDQIAFAEEQDRLEAQGQLLKK; the protein is encoded by the exons ATGAGGGTT CTCTTCTTGGCCGCCGCCCTAgtgctcgccgccgccgccccgcagGAGCCTCGGCCCATCGCGATCCTCCTCAACGAACGTGTTGCTCCCGAGGGCGGCGCTTACTCCTTCAAGATTGAGACCGAGAACGGCATCGTCCAGAGCGAGGAAGGCGCCCCAGGCCTGGAAGGCCAAACCAACGTTCAGGGTGTCTTCAG CTTTCCGATGGAAGACGGCAGCATCGCCGAAGTGCGCTACCtagctgacgagaacggcttccaggcCCAGTCCCCTCTGCTGCCCGTCGCCCCCGagttccctcaccccatcccgcagttcgtcctcgaccagatcgccttcgccgaGGAGCAAGATCGCCTCGAAGCTCAAGGTCAACTTCTCAAGAAGTAA